A single Chaetodon trifascialis isolate fChaTrf1 chromosome 18, fChaTrf1.hap1, whole genome shotgun sequence DNA region contains:
- the epb41l3a gene encoding band 4.1-like protein 3a isoform X6: MTTEPGEPKEDQPKEAESFPEAAAHSTPKQGEEVGPSQIQAQSSLAEDSTSHLSSSSWIARSPARNPLSFRTMQTKVTLLDGSLFTCTVEKRARGLQLFEKVCEHINLLERDYFALSFRDADNNKNWLDPAKEMKKQVRGVPWNFSFNVKFYPPDPAQLSEDITRYFLCLQLRQDIVSGRLPCSFATHTVLGSYTIQSELGDYDPEECGSDYVSELSFAPNQTKEMEEKIMELHKAYRGMTPAEAEMHFLENVKKLSMYGVDLHHAKMVGSRFDCLPSAKSEDSEGVAIMLGVCSSGLLVYRDRLRINRFSWPKILKISYKRNNFYIKIRPGEFDQFESTIGFKLLNHRAAKRLWKVCVEHHSFFRLMSPEETPKKLLSLGSKFRYSGRTQIQTRRASAQISRPAPHFPRCISKRNMLSRSLDGASRATSSLIGSPAITVSPKANGDAHTDMGAGLYGASKAIAVSDLITTVTPERRMEERRVEQVEEVLVLGDEVQERMEVHKEELQQDEEEEEKEENREISQQSPPTPQKHDTKTELTDTALDGDLTVTESDQDEDLKTQETLGSPEEEQKPQSTISALRRSFLEGEAGGGGAGGGMTEWEKRLASSPLRRVDDSPMIEPLELDETLPLDSRSTMESGTITNLVLPQPIRGKSYTVGRSYDTSSGRVITMTTRDDSTDVTIATGNIEMDMQFRIIPLSTADDVITGGPLITICEVKTPTSPPEIAPSVCDIFNDVISGNDTRGGGVSSLDLHQGEAPVISPLTPLVPLKSPLDEPILSPAPSPGLSGRTSPSLSRVPKPIFDEMSPELTALLKSAREQKTFREHNLLKTSEKVETVLLMTEPCDQHMQMADQPQVATGNLVGLPPSNPPPPPPGACMTHADDVTEEWASDDDSNNTHDQTNSPAEKHDINDVDVSDDEPSSQASDDDASDASEDAISVLAQVAVEEAMEAAVRHAQSPGVTDANQDAINTNFAVSYSEQELTSMAANNSPSTRTCSVLGCRPTGTQHYHEDKVSDDSEDERGWWSRENSPPPSLPHPTSRCSPCSANQTQPSDHSDDDNDESQPLKEEVPVMRKTLTYEAPGSRVDSDPPAGLLLSSQTFTAETSNTTTTTHITKTVKGGISETRIEKRIVISGDTDIDHDQD, from the exons ATGACGACAGAACCAGGTGAGCCAAAGGAGGACCAGCCCAAAGAGGCGGAGTCTTTccctgaagctgctgcacacTCTACACCTAAAcag GGAGAGGAGGTCGGGCCATCTCAGATCCAAGCTCAGAGCTCACTGGCTGAGGACTCAACCAGTCACCTGTCATCAAGCAGTTGGATCGCTCGCTCTCCGGCCAGAAACCCACTGAGCTTCAGGACGATGCAGACCAAAGTGACCCTGCTGGACGGCTCACTGTTCACCTGCACTGTGGAG AAACGTGCTCGTGGGCTTCAGTTGTTTGAGAAGGTTTGTGAACACATCAACCTGCTGGAGAGAGACTACTTCGCCTTGTCCTTCAGAGATGCAGACAACAACAAA AACTGGTTGGATCCAGCAAAAGAGATGAAGaagcaggtcagag GTGTTCCCTGGAATTTCTCATTCAATGTGAAGTTTTACCCTCCTGATCCAGCCCAGCTCTCTGAGGACATCACCAG GTACTTCCTTTGTCTCCAGCTCAGACAGGATATTGTTTCTGGTCGTCTTCCGTGCTCATTTGCAACACACACTGTCCTCGGCTCCTACACCATCCAATCAGAGCTTGGAGACTATGATCCTG AAGAGTGTGGTTCAGATTACGTCAGTGAACTCAGTTTTGCCccaaatcaaacaaaagaaatggagGAGAAGATCATGGAGCTACATAAAGCATACAG aggaatgACTCCAGCTGAAGCAGAGATGCACTTCCTGGAAAATGTAAAGAAGCTTTCCATGTATGGAGTTGACCTTCATCATGCAAAG ATGGTAGGAAGCCGATTTGATTGCTTGCCTTCAGCTAAGTCAGAG GACTCGGAGGGTGTGGCCATCATGCTCGGTGTGTGCAGTAGTGGTCTACTAGtctacagagacagactgaggatcAACAGATTCTCATGGCCGAAGATCCTGAAGATCTCATACAAACGGAACAACTTCTACATCAAAATCCGACCTGGAGAG TTTGACCAGTTTGAGTCTACCATTGGCTTCAAGCTGCTGAACCACAGAGCGGCTAAAAGACTGTGGAAAGTCTGTGTGGAGCATCACTCCTTCTTCAG gctGATGTCCCCAGAAGAAACCCCTAAGAAGTTACTGTCTCTGGGGTCAAAGTTTCGCTACAGCGGTCGGACTCAGATCCAGACTCGCAGAGCCAGCGCTCAGATCTCCAGACCTGCACCACATTTCCCACGATGCATCAGCAAGAGGAACATGCTGAGCCGCAGCCTGGATGGAG CTTCCAGGGCCACGtcctctctgattggctctccAGCCATCACAGTGTCCCCCAAAGCCAATGGTGATGCACACACAG acatggGTGCAGGCCTGTACGGAGCATCTAAAGCCATTGCTGTTAGTGACCTCATCACCACCGTGACacctgagaggaggatggaggagaggagggtggagcaAG TTGAGGAGGTACTGGTGTTGGGGGATGAGGtgcaggagaggatggaggtgcATAAAGAGGAGTTGCAgcaggatgaagaagaggaagagaaggaggagaacagagagattTCTCAACAGAGTCCTCCGACGCCTCAGAAGCATGACACCAAG acTGAGCTGACTGATACAGCTTTGGATGGCGACCTAACGGTTACTGAG tctgatcAGGATGAAGACTTGAAAACTCAG GAGACGTTGGGGAgtccagaggaggagcagaaaccTCAGAGCACCATCAGTGCTCTCAGACGCTCCTTCTTagagggagaagcaggaggaggaggagcaggtggagggatGACAGAGTGGGAGAAACGTCTTGCCTCCTCACCTCTACGACGAGTTGACGACTCCCCAATGATTGAACCGCTGGAACTAGATGAG actCTCCCACTGGACAGTCGCTCAACAATG GAGAGTGGGACCATAACAAACCtagttctccctcagccaatcagagggaaGAGCTATACTGTTGGTCGAAGCTATGACACCTCCTCCGGCAGGGTCATCACCATGACAACGAGGGATGACAGCACTGATGTTACCATAGCAACAGGGAATATCGAGATGGACATGCAGTTCAGAATCATCCCACTATCCAccgctgatgatgtcatcacaggTGGACCATTAATCACAATTTGTGAGGTGAAGACACCAACCTCACCACCTGAGATAGCGCCCAGTGTCTGTGACATCTTCAATGATGTCATTAGTGGGAATGACaccagaggaggtggagtcagTAGTCTGGACCTCCATCAGGGTGAAGCCCCTGTGATCTCACCTTTGACCCCACTCGTCCCTCTTAAATCCCCCCTGGACGAGCCAATCCTAAGCCCTGCTCCCTCACCGGGTCTGTCAGGCAGGACGTCACCCTCCCTCTCCAGAGTG cctAAACCTATATTCGATGAAATGTCTCCTGAGCTGACTGCTCTGCTGAAGTCGGCCAGAGAACAAAAAACCTTCAGAGAACACAACCTGCTGAAG ACATCAGAGAAGGTGGAGACGGTCTTATTAATGACGGAGCCATGTGACCAGCACATGCAAATGGCAGATCAGCCTCAGGTAGCAACTGGAAATCTTGTGGGCCTGCCCCCTAgtaaccccccaccccctccacctgGGGCCTGTATGACAcatgctgatgatgtcacagaagAATGGGCTAGCGATGATGACAGTAACAACACTCATGACCAGACTAACAGTccagcagaaaaacatgacatcaaTGACGTTGATGTCAGCGATGATGAGCCTAGTAGCCAAGctagtgatgatgatgctagCGATGCTAGTGAAGATGCCATCAGTGTGTTAGCACAGGTAGCAGTGGAGGAAGCCATGGAAGCTGCAGTTCGACATGCTCAGAGCCCAGGTGTTACTGATGCTAATCAGGATGCCATTAATACTAACTTTGCAGTTAGCTACAGTGAGCAGGAACTAACTAGCATGGCAGCTAACAACAGTCCCAGCACCAGAACCTGTTCTGTTCTGGGTTGTCGACCCACTGGGACTCAGCATTACCATGAAGACAAGGTCTCCGACGACTCAGAGGATGAGCGAGGGTGGTGGTCCAGAGAaaactctcctcctccctctttacCCCACCCAACCTCCAGGTGCTCCCCCTGCTCGGCCAATCAGACGCAACCATCTGACCACAGTGATGACGATAACGATGAGTCTCAGCCTCTGAAGGAG GAGGTCCCAGTGATGAGGAAGACTCTCACCTATGAAGCTCCGGGG agccGAGTGGACTCAGATCCTCCTGCAGGTTTGCTGCTGAGCTCCCAGACCTTCACTGCAGAGACCTctaacaccaccaccaccacacacatcACCAAG acAGTAAAAGGAGGAATTTCAGAAACCAGAATAGAGAAGAGAATCGTGATTTCTGGAGACACAGATATCGACCATGACCAG GACTGA
- the epb41l3a gene encoding band 4.1-like protein 3a isoform X1: MTTEPGEPKEDQPKEAESFPEAAAHSTPKQGEEVGPSQIQAQSSLAEDSTSHLSSSSWIARSPARNPLSFRTMQTKVTLLDGSLFTCTVEKRARGLQLFEKVCEHINLLERDYFALSFRDADNNKNWLDPAKEMKKQVRGVPWNFSFNVKFYPPDPAQLSEDITRYFLCLQLRQDIVSGRLPCSFATHTVLGSYTIQSELGDYDPEECGSDYVSELSFAPNQTKEMEEKIMELHKAYRGMTPAEAEMHFLENVKKLSMYGVDLHHAKMVGSRFDCLPSAKSEDSEGVAIMLGVCSSGLLVYRDRLRINRFSWPKILKISYKRNNFYIKIRPGEFDQFESTIGFKLLNHRAAKRLWKVCVEHHSFFRLMSPEETPKKLLSLGSKFRYSGRTQIQTRRASAQISRPAPHFPRCISKRNMLSRSLDGASRATSSLIGSPAITVSPKANGDAHTDMGAGLYGASKAIAVSDLITTVTPERRMEERRVEQVEEVLVLGDEVQERMEVHKEELQQDEEEEEKEENREISQQSPPTPQKHDTKTELTDTALDGDLTVTESDQDEDLKTQETLGSPEEEQKPQSTISALRRSFLEGEAGGGGAGGGMTEWEKRLASSPLRRVDDSPMIEPLELDETLPLDSRSTMESGTITNLVLPQPIRGKSYTVGRSYDTSSGRVITMTTRDDSTDVTIATGNIEMDMQFRIIPLSTADDVITGGPLITICEVKTPTSPPEIAPSVCDIFNDVISGNDTRGGGVSSLDLHQGEAPVISPLTPLVPLKSPLDEPILSPAPSPGLSGRTSPSLSRVPKPIFDEMSPELTALLKSAREQKTFREHNLLKTSEKVETVLLMTEPCDQHMQMADQPQVATGNLVGLPPSNPPPPPPGACMTHADDVTEEWASDDDSNNTHDQTNSPAEKHDINDVDVSDDEPSSQASDDDASDASEDAISVLAQVAVEEAMEAAVRHAQSPGVTDANQDAINTNFAVSYSEQELTSMAANNSPSTRTCSVLGCRPTGTQHYHEDKVSDDSEDERGWWSRENSPPPSLPHPTSRCSPCSANQTQPSDHSDDDNDESQPLKEEVPVMRKTLTYEAPGSRVDSDPPAGLLLSSQTFTAETSNTTTTTHITKTVKGGISETRIEKRIVISGDTDIDHDQALAAALSEARRQHPELSVTRVVVHKETEVSSDHVNN, from the exons ATGACGACAGAACCAGGTGAGCCAAAGGAGGACCAGCCCAAAGAGGCGGAGTCTTTccctgaagctgctgcacacTCTACACCTAAAcag GGAGAGGAGGTCGGGCCATCTCAGATCCAAGCTCAGAGCTCACTGGCTGAGGACTCAACCAGTCACCTGTCATCAAGCAGTTGGATCGCTCGCTCTCCGGCCAGAAACCCACTGAGCTTCAGGACGATGCAGACCAAAGTGACCCTGCTGGACGGCTCACTGTTCACCTGCACTGTGGAG AAACGTGCTCGTGGGCTTCAGTTGTTTGAGAAGGTTTGTGAACACATCAACCTGCTGGAGAGAGACTACTTCGCCTTGTCCTTCAGAGATGCAGACAACAACAAA AACTGGTTGGATCCAGCAAAAGAGATGAAGaagcaggtcagag GTGTTCCCTGGAATTTCTCATTCAATGTGAAGTTTTACCCTCCTGATCCAGCCCAGCTCTCTGAGGACATCACCAG GTACTTCCTTTGTCTCCAGCTCAGACAGGATATTGTTTCTGGTCGTCTTCCGTGCTCATTTGCAACACACACTGTCCTCGGCTCCTACACCATCCAATCAGAGCTTGGAGACTATGATCCTG AAGAGTGTGGTTCAGATTACGTCAGTGAACTCAGTTTTGCCccaaatcaaacaaaagaaatggagGAGAAGATCATGGAGCTACATAAAGCATACAG aggaatgACTCCAGCTGAAGCAGAGATGCACTTCCTGGAAAATGTAAAGAAGCTTTCCATGTATGGAGTTGACCTTCATCATGCAAAG ATGGTAGGAAGCCGATTTGATTGCTTGCCTTCAGCTAAGTCAGAG GACTCGGAGGGTGTGGCCATCATGCTCGGTGTGTGCAGTAGTGGTCTACTAGtctacagagacagactgaggatcAACAGATTCTCATGGCCGAAGATCCTGAAGATCTCATACAAACGGAACAACTTCTACATCAAAATCCGACCTGGAGAG TTTGACCAGTTTGAGTCTACCATTGGCTTCAAGCTGCTGAACCACAGAGCGGCTAAAAGACTGTGGAAAGTCTGTGTGGAGCATCACTCCTTCTTCAG gctGATGTCCCCAGAAGAAACCCCTAAGAAGTTACTGTCTCTGGGGTCAAAGTTTCGCTACAGCGGTCGGACTCAGATCCAGACTCGCAGAGCCAGCGCTCAGATCTCCAGACCTGCACCACATTTCCCACGATGCATCAGCAAGAGGAACATGCTGAGCCGCAGCCTGGATGGAG CTTCCAGGGCCACGtcctctctgattggctctccAGCCATCACAGTGTCCCCCAAAGCCAATGGTGATGCACACACAG acatggGTGCAGGCCTGTACGGAGCATCTAAAGCCATTGCTGTTAGTGACCTCATCACCACCGTGACacctgagaggaggatggaggagaggagggtggagcaAG TTGAGGAGGTACTGGTGTTGGGGGATGAGGtgcaggagaggatggaggtgcATAAAGAGGAGTTGCAgcaggatgaagaagaggaagagaaggaggagaacagagagattTCTCAACAGAGTCCTCCGACGCCTCAGAAGCATGACACCAAG acTGAGCTGACTGATACAGCTTTGGATGGCGACCTAACGGTTACTGAG tctgatcAGGATGAAGACTTGAAAACTCAG GAGACGTTGGGGAgtccagaggaggagcagaaaccTCAGAGCACCATCAGTGCTCTCAGACGCTCCTTCTTagagggagaagcaggaggaggaggagcaggtggagggatGACAGAGTGGGAGAAACGTCTTGCCTCCTCACCTCTACGACGAGTTGACGACTCCCCAATGATTGAACCGCTGGAACTAGATGAG actCTCCCACTGGACAGTCGCTCAACAATG GAGAGTGGGACCATAACAAACCtagttctccctcagccaatcagagggaaGAGCTATACTGTTGGTCGAAGCTATGACACCTCCTCCGGCAGGGTCATCACCATGACAACGAGGGATGACAGCACTGATGTTACCATAGCAACAGGGAATATCGAGATGGACATGCAGTTCAGAATCATCCCACTATCCAccgctgatgatgtcatcacaggTGGACCATTAATCACAATTTGTGAGGTGAAGACACCAACCTCACCACCTGAGATAGCGCCCAGTGTCTGTGACATCTTCAATGATGTCATTAGTGGGAATGACaccagaggaggtggagtcagTAGTCTGGACCTCCATCAGGGTGAAGCCCCTGTGATCTCACCTTTGACCCCACTCGTCCCTCTTAAATCCCCCCTGGACGAGCCAATCCTAAGCCCTGCTCCCTCACCGGGTCTGTCAGGCAGGACGTCACCCTCCCTCTCCAGAGTG cctAAACCTATATTCGATGAAATGTCTCCTGAGCTGACTGCTCTGCTGAAGTCGGCCAGAGAACAAAAAACCTTCAGAGAACACAACCTGCTGAAG ACATCAGAGAAGGTGGAGACGGTCTTATTAATGACGGAGCCATGTGACCAGCACATGCAAATGGCAGATCAGCCTCAGGTAGCAACTGGAAATCTTGTGGGCCTGCCCCCTAgtaaccccccaccccctccacctgGGGCCTGTATGACAcatgctgatgatgtcacagaagAATGGGCTAGCGATGATGACAGTAACAACACTCATGACCAGACTAACAGTccagcagaaaaacatgacatcaaTGACGTTGATGTCAGCGATGATGAGCCTAGTAGCCAAGctagtgatgatgatgctagCGATGCTAGTGAAGATGCCATCAGTGTGTTAGCACAGGTAGCAGTGGAGGAAGCCATGGAAGCTGCAGTTCGACATGCTCAGAGCCCAGGTGTTACTGATGCTAATCAGGATGCCATTAATACTAACTTTGCAGTTAGCTACAGTGAGCAGGAACTAACTAGCATGGCAGCTAACAACAGTCCCAGCACCAGAACCTGTTCTGTTCTGGGTTGTCGACCCACTGGGACTCAGCATTACCATGAAGACAAGGTCTCCGACGACTCAGAGGATGAGCGAGGGTGGTGGTCCAGAGAaaactctcctcctccctctttacCCCACCCAACCTCCAGGTGCTCCCCCTGCTCGGCCAATCAGACGCAACCATCTGACCACAGTGATGACGATAACGATGAGTCTCAGCCTCTGAAGGAG GAGGTCCCAGTGATGAGGAAGACTCTCACCTATGAAGCTCCGGGG agccGAGTGGACTCAGATCCTCCTGCAGGTTTGCTGCTGAGCTCCCAGACCTTCACTGCAGAGACCTctaacaccaccaccaccacacacatcACCAAG acAGTAAAAGGAGGAATTTCAGAAACCAGAATAGAGAAGAGAATCGTGATTTCTGGAGACACAGATATCGACCATGACCAG GCTTTGGCAGCGGCGCTCAGCGAGGCACGGCGGCAGCATCCTGAGCTGTCCGTTACGCGAGTTGTCGTCCATAAAGAAACAGAGGTCTCTTCTGATCATGTCAATAATTAG
- the epb41l3a gene encoding band 4.1-like protein 3a isoform X3 translates to MTTEPGEPKEDQPKEAESFPEAAAHSTPKQGEEVGPSQIQAQSSLAEDSTSHLSSSSWIARSPARNPLSFRTMQTKVTLLDGSLFTCTVEKRARGLQLFEKVCEHINLLERDYFALSFRDADNNKNWLDPAKEMKKQVRGVPWNFSFNVKFYPPDPAQLSEDITRYFLCLQLRQDIVSGRLPCSFATHTVLGSYTIQSELGDYDPEECGSDYVSELSFAPNQTKEMEEKIMELHKAYRGMTPAEAEMHFLENVKKLSMYGVDLHHAKMVGSRFDCLPSAKSEDSEGVAIMLGVCSSGLLVYRDRLRINRFSWPKILKISYKRNNFYIKIRPGEFDQFESTIGFKLLNHRAAKRLWKVCVEHHSFFRLMSPEETPKKLLSLGSKFRYSGRTQIQTRRASAQISRPAPHFPRCISKRNMLSRSLDGASRATSSLIGSPAITVSPKANGDAHTDMGAGLYGASKAIAVSDLITTVTPERRMEERRVEQVEEVLVLGDEVQERMEVHKEELQQDEEEEEKEENREISQQSPPTPQKHDTKTELTDTALDGDLTVTESDQDEDLKTQETLGSPEEEQKPQSTISALRRSFLEGEAGGGGAGGGMTEWEKRLASSPLRRVDDSPMIEPLELDETLPLDSRSTMESGTITNLVLPQPIRGKSYTVGRSYDTSSGRVITMTTRDDSTDVTIATGNIEMDMQFRIIPLSTADDVITGGPLITICEVKTPTSPPEIAPSVCDIFNDVISGNDTRGGGVSSLDLHQGEAPVISPLTPLVPLKSPLDEPILSPAPSPGLSGRTSPSLSRVPKPIFDEMSPELTALLKSAREQKTFREHNLLKTSEKVETVLLMTEPCDQHMQMADQPQVATGNLVGLPPSNPPPPPPGACMTHADDVTEEWASDDDSNNTHDQTNSPAEKHDINDVDVSDDEPSSQASDDDASDASEDAISVLAQVAVEEAMEAAVRHAQSPGVTDANQDAINTNFAVSYSEQELTSMAANNSPSTRTCSVLGCRPTGTQHYHEDKVSDDSEDERGWWSRENSPPPSLPHPTSRCSPCSANQTQPSDHSDDDNDESQPLKEEVPVMRKTLTYEAPGSRVDSDPPAGLLLSSQTFTAETSNTTTTTHITKTVKGGISETRIEKRIVISGDTDIDHDQALAAALSEARRQHPELSVTRVVVHKETED, encoded by the exons ATGACGACAGAACCAGGTGAGCCAAAGGAGGACCAGCCCAAAGAGGCGGAGTCTTTccctgaagctgctgcacacTCTACACCTAAAcag GGAGAGGAGGTCGGGCCATCTCAGATCCAAGCTCAGAGCTCACTGGCTGAGGACTCAACCAGTCACCTGTCATCAAGCAGTTGGATCGCTCGCTCTCCGGCCAGAAACCCACTGAGCTTCAGGACGATGCAGACCAAAGTGACCCTGCTGGACGGCTCACTGTTCACCTGCACTGTGGAG AAACGTGCTCGTGGGCTTCAGTTGTTTGAGAAGGTTTGTGAACACATCAACCTGCTGGAGAGAGACTACTTCGCCTTGTCCTTCAGAGATGCAGACAACAACAAA AACTGGTTGGATCCAGCAAAAGAGATGAAGaagcaggtcagag GTGTTCCCTGGAATTTCTCATTCAATGTGAAGTTTTACCCTCCTGATCCAGCCCAGCTCTCTGAGGACATCACCAG GTACTTCCTTTGTCTCCAGCTCAGACAGGATATTGTTTCTGGTCGTCTTCCGTGCTCATTTGCAACACACACTGTCCTCGGCTCCTACACCATCCAATCAGAGCTTGGAGACTATGATCCTG AAGAGTGTGGTTCAGATTACGTCAGTGAACTCAGTTTTGCCccaaatcaaacaaaagaaatggagGAGAAGATCATGGAGCTACATAAAGCATACAG aggaatgACTCCAGCTGAAGCAGAGATGCACTTCCTGGAAAATGTAAAGAAGCTTTCCATGTATGGAGTTGACCTTCATCATGCAAAG ATGGTAGGAAGCCGATTTGATTGCTTGCCTTCAGCTAAGTCAGAG GACTCGGAGGGTGTGGCCATCATGCTCGGTGTGTGCAGTAGTGGTCTACTAGtctacagagacagactgaggatcAACAGATTCTCATGGCCGAAGATCCTGAAGATCTCATACAAACGGAACAACTTCTACATCAAAATCCGACCTGGAGAG TTTGACCAGTTTGAGTCTACCATTGGCTTCAAGCTGCTGAACCACAGAGCGGCTAAAAGACTGTGGAAAGTCTGTGTGGAGCATCACTCCTTCTTCAG gctGATGTCCCCAGAAGAAACCCCTAAGAAGTTACTGTCTCTGGGGTCAAAGTTTCGCTACAGCGGTCGGACTCAGATCCAGACTCGCAGAGCCAGCGCTCAGATCTCCAGACCTGCACCACATTTCCCACGATGCATCAGCAAGAGGAACATGCTGAGCCGCAGCCTGGATGGAG CTTCCAGGGCCACGtcctctctgattggctctccAGCCATCACAGTGTCCCCCAAAGCCAATGGTGATGCACACACAG acatggGTGCAGGCCTGTACGGAGCATCTAAAGCCATTGCTGTTAGTGACCTCATCACCACCGTGACacctgagaggaggatggaggagaggagggtggagcaAG TTGAGGAGGTACTGGTGTTGGGGGATGAGGtgcaggagaggatggaggtgcATAAAGAGGAGTTGCAgcaggatgaagaagaggaagagaaggaggagaacagagagattTCTCAACAGAGTCCTCCGACGCCTCAGAAGCATGACACCAAG acTGAGCTGACTGATACAGCTTTGGATGGCGACCTAACGGTTACTGAG tctgatcAGGATGAAGACTTGAAAACTCAG GAGACGTTGGGGAgtccagaggaggagcagaaaccTCAGAGCACCATCAGTGCTCTCAGACGCTCCTTCTTagagggagaagcaggaggaggaggagcaggtggagggatGACAGAGTGGGAGAAACGTCTTGCCTCCTCACCTCTACGACGAGTTGACGACTCCCCAATGATTGAACCGCTGGAACTAGATGAG actCTCCCACTGGACAGTCGCTCAACAATG GAGAGTGGGACCATAACAAACCtagttctccctcagccaatcagagggaaGAGCTATACTGTTGGTCGAAGCTATGACACCTCCTCCGGCAGGGTCATCACCATGACAACGAGGGATGACAGCACTGATGTTACCATAGCAACAGGGAATATCGAGATGGACATGCAGTTCAGAATCATCCCACTATCCAccgctgatgatgtcatcacaggTGGACCATTAATCACAATTTGTGAGGTGAAGACACCAACCTCACCACCTGAGATAGCGCCCAGTGTCTGTGACATCTTCAATGATGTCATTAGTGGGAATGACaccagaggaggtggagtcagTAGTCTGGACCTCCATCAGGGTGAAGCCCCTGTGATCTCACCTTTGACCCCACTCGTCCCTCTTAAATCCCCCCTGGACGAGCCAATCCTAAGCCCTGCTCCCTCACCGGGTCTGTCAGGCAGGACGTCACCCTCCCTCTCCAGAGTG cctAAACCTATATTCGATGAAATGTCTCCTGAGCTGACTGCTCTGCTGAAGTCGGCCAGAGAACAAAAAACCTTCAGAGAACACAACCTGCTGAAG ACATCAGAGAAGGTGGAGACGGTCTTATTAATGACGGAGCCATGTGACCAGCACATGCAAATGGCAGATCAGCCTCAGGTAGCAACTGGAAATCTTGTGGGCCTGCCCCCTAgtaaccccccaccccctccacctgGGGCCTGTATGACAcatgctgatgatgtcacagaagAATGGGCTAGCGATGATGACAGTAACAACACTCATGACCAGACTAACAGTccagcagaaaaacatgacatcaaTGACGTTGATGTCAGCGATGATGAGCCTAGTAGCCAAGctagtgatgatgatgctagCGATGCTAGTGAAGATGCCATCAGTGTGTTAGCACAGGTAGCAGTGGAGGAAGCCATGGAAGCTGCAGTTCGACATGCTCAGAGCCCAGGTGTTACTGATGCTAATCAGGATGCCATTAATACTAACTTTGCAGTTAGCTACAGTGAGCAGGAACTAACTAGCATGGCAGCTAACAACAGTCCCAGCACCAGAACCTGTTCTGTTCTGGGTTGTCGACCCACTGGGACTCAGCATTACCATGAAGACAAGGTCTCCGACGACTCAGAGGATGAGCGAGGGTGGTGGTCCAGAGAaaactctcctcctccctctttacCCCACCCAACCTCCAGGTGCTCCCCCTGCTCGGCCAATCAGACGCAACCATCTGACCACAGTGATGACGATAACGATGAGTCTCAGCCTCTGAAGGAG GAGGTCCCAGTGATGAGGAAGACTCTCACCTATGAAGCTCCGGGG agccGAGTGGACTCAGATCCTCCTGCAGGTTTGCTGCTGAGCTCCCAGACCTTCACTGCAGAGACCTctaacaccaccaccaccacacacatcACCAAG acAGTAAAAGGAGGAATTTCAGAAACCAGAATAGAGAAGAGAATCGTGATTTCTGGAGACACAGATATCGACCATGACCAG GCTTTGGCAGCGGCGCTCAGCGAGGCACGGCGGCAGCATCCTGAGCTGTCCGTTACGCGAGTTGTCGTCCATAAAGAAACAGAG GACTGA